A region from the Spiroplasma taiwanense CT-1 genome encodes:
- the rpsU gene encoding 30S ribosomal protein S21 translates to MASVVVREGEPIEKALKRFQKVAASNKSEARKREYHLSKKEKRIYKQKQNKKFG, encoded by the coding sequence ATGGCAAGTGTTGTTGTGCGCGAAGGAGAGCCTATTGAAAAGGCTTTAAAGCGTTTTCAAAAAGTAGCTGCTTCAAATAAATCTGAAGCAAGAAAACGTGAATACCATTTAAGTAAAAAAGAAAAACGTATTTACAAACAAAAGCAAAATAAAAAATTTGGTTAA
- the coaBC gene encoding bifunctional phosphopantothenoylcysteine decarboxylase/phosphopantothenate--cysteine ligase CoaBC has product MKKTINLIITGGIAASKAKELYQLLITNYNINIILSENAKRFVNFSDFNYIDNIFEKEYYFDNHHYAEHVKIAFNSDLNVVYPATYNYIGKITNGIADDICSLIFAITNIKTILFPSMNSNMYLNPILEKNKKILLNTSNVDWIEPAIGRLASGHNGIGRAIEPVDVCKIINDYFNEETQFENLKDKKVLLNFGKTRSYIDKVRYITNSSSGKMGLELKKILSSNSKELITVFGDTQIPIESDDKNFYVQTNNQMLEKMKENYYNSDVVICSAALYDFKIKNYINKKIEKREQNELNSIDLVEAIDVLKELGKIKKNQFLVGFSLSNEFDLNKAWVKINEKNLDMLIINLVNALESDYNELKIIITKTKEVINITKMHKSNIAKEIIKIINQNI; this is encoded by the coding sequence GTGAAAAAAACAATTAATTTAATAATTACTGGAGGAATTGCTGCAAGCAAAGCAAAAGAACTTTATCAATTATTAATAACTAACTATAATATAAATATTATTTTAAGTGAAAACGCAAAAAGATTTGTCAATTTTTCAGATTTTAATTATATAGACAATATTTTTGAAAAAGAATATTATTTTGATAATCACCATTATGCAGAACATGTAAAAATTGCTTTTAACAGCGATCTAAATGTTGTTTATCCTGCAACTTATAATTATATTGGAAAAATCACAAATGGTATTGCAGATGATATTTGTTCTTTAATTTTTGCAATAACAAATATTAAAACTATTTTATTTCCTAGTATGAACTCAAATATGTATTTAAATCCTATTTTAGAGAAAAATAAGAAAATACTTTTAAATACAAGTAATGTTGACTGAATTGAACCTGCAATAGGAAGACTTGCAAGTGGACATAATGGAATTGGAAGAGCAATTGAACCTGTAGATGTTTGTAAAATAATTAATGATTATTTTAATGAAGAAACTCAATTTGAAAATCTTAAAGATAAAAAAGTTTTATTAAATTTTGGAAAAACACGAAGTTATATTGATAAAGTTAGATATATAACAAATTCAAGTAGTGGAAAAATGGGTTTAGAACTTAAAAAAATTCTTTCTTCTAATTCAAAAGAATTAATTACTGTTTTTGGAGATACTCAAATACCTATTGAAAGTGATGATAAAAATTTTTATGTACAAACAAATAATCAAATGCTTGAAAAAATGAAAGAAAATTATTACAACTCTGATGTAGTTATTTGTTCTGCTGCTTTATATGATTTTAAAATTAAAAATTATATAAATAAAAAAATCGAAAAAAGAGAACAAAATGAATTAAATTCAATTGACTTAGTTGAAGCTATCGATGTTTTAAAAGAACTTGGTAAAATTAAGAAAAATCAATTTCTTGTTGGCTTTTCATTATCAAATGAATTTGACTTAAATAAAGCATGAGTGAAAATAAATGAAAAAAACTTGGATATGCTTATTATAAATTTAGTAAATGCTCTTGAATCAGACTACAATGAATTAAAAATTATTATTACAAAAACTAAAGAAGTTATCAACATTACAAAAATGCATAAATCAAATATTGCAAAAGAAATTATAAAAATAATTAATCAAAATATTTAA
- a CDS encoding PTS transporter subunit EIIC gives MKEQLEIKDFSLSWYTKNSIKSFFKKVGHSFGFVIVLMPIFGVIFSIGNIIAKYESEANIFAKLFTSTGSILFSNIGLWFTIAIIIGFTSNKGVAVYSGIIFYLIFNIFISSFISIKNAENNLFNIWFWKNLNQKTLLTNFFFGNIKVFNSGVIGGIIIGTIVTISYKKFKNITLPKGLSFFEKERFVLLITPIFAFILASLFIIIWPLIGIAMSFFGSAVAKSPIGLDAFIFRTIQRMLIPFGSSLLWQSPMWYSQIGGELANYQQDLLIEFLLRHYGESSLQWKDILKSLPQIDWNLADLQESFSLALSQNSISVPQDFNEQIKIWFENTQYIWDRNPVGDQFISIEVLSNNYITIDDCWNVGLRVTRFLTGGFVNSMFTLPAIAFSMLLVTPKGQRRAEVGMYITASLTAFLIGVTELIEFLFCYSLPLFYFAIYCPFNGLIAMITSLFKVKIGTTFSTGLMDFTFNGVIPTVNGQNTNIWILPIIGIFSAILIFIISQLYFKKVKFNPSKILDNKNSDKDKVLEVLSIFDGIKNIIKIEIKDNNLLLTQKNQKIDENWLKWFDSIKNQNHELALEFKQDKTKIIELFVVSLNSNFKIREYKKQDLNKYKEIKTIFKNKQ, from the coding sequence ATGAAAGAACAATTAGAAATAAAAGATTTTAGCTTATCATGATATACAAAAAATAGTATAAAATCATTTTTTAAAAAAGTTGGACATTCTTTTGGTTTCGTAATAGTTTTAATGCCCATTTTTGGAGTTATATTTTCAATTGGAAATATAATCGCAAAGTATGAAAGTGAAGCAAATATTTTTGCCAAATTATTCACCTCAACAGGAAGTATTCTATTTTCAAATATTGGATTGTGATTTACAATTGCAATTATAATTGGTTTTACATCAAATAAGGGTGTTGCAGTTTATTCAGGTATAATATTTTACTTAATCTTTAATATTTTTATTTCATCTTTTATTTCAATAAAAAATGCGGAAAATAATTTATTTAATATTTGATTTTGAAAAAATCTTAATCAAAAAACTTTATTAACAAATTTCTTTTTTGGTAATATTAAAGTTTTTAATTCAGGAGTAATTGGAGGAATAATAATTGGTACAATAGTTACTATTTCTTATAAAAAATTTAAAAATATTACACTTCCAAAAGGACTAAGTTTTTTTGAAAAAGAACGTTTTGTTTTATTAATTACTCCAATTTTTGCTTTTATATTAGCATCATTGTTTATAATCATTTGACCATTAATCGGTATTGCTATGTCATTTTTTGGTTCTGCAGTGGCAAAATCCCCAATTGGTCTTGATGCTTTTATTTTTAGAACAATTCAAAGAATGTTAATCCCATTTGGATCTAGTTTATTGTGACAATCACCAATGTGATACAGTCAAATTGGGGGAGAATTAGCAAATTATCAACAAGATTTATTAATTGAATTTTTATTAAGACATTATGGTGAATCTTCATTACAATGAAAAGATATTTTAAAATCATTACCCCAAATTGATTGAAATTTAGCAGATTTACAAGAAAGTTTTAGCTTAGCATTAAGTCAAAACTCTATTTCTGTTCCTCAAGATTTTAATGAACAAATTAAAATTTGATTTGAAAATACTCAATACATTTGAGATAGAAATCCTGTGGGAGATCAGTTTATTTCAATTGAAGTTTTATCAAATAATTACATAACAATTGATGATTGTTGAAATGTTGGTCTTAGAGTAACAAGGTTTTTGACAGGAGGATTTGTAAATTCAATGTTTACTTTGCCTGCAATTGCTTTTTCAATGCTTTTAGTAACACCAAAGGGTCAAAGAAGAGCAGAGGTAGGAATGTATATTACAGCTTCTCTAACAGCATTTTTAATTGGAGTTACAGAACTAATTGAATTTTTATTTTGTTATTCATTACCTTTATTTTATTTTGCAATTTATTGTCCTTTTAATGGACTTATAGCTATGATAACTTCATTATTTAAAGTAAAAATAGGAACAACTTTTTCAACTGGTTTAATGGATTTTACTTTTAATGGAGTAATTCCAACAGTAAATGGCCAAAATACAAATATATGAATATTGCCAATTATTGGTATATTTTCTGCAATATTAATTTTTATTATTTCGCAATTATATTTCAAAAAGGTCAAGTTTAATCCAAGTAAAATTTTGGATAATAAAAACTCAGATAAGGATAAAGTTTTAGAAGTTTTATCAATTTTTGATGGAATAAAAAATATAATCAAAATTGAAATTAAAGATAATAATTTATTATTAACTCAAAAAAATCAAAAAATAGATGAAAATTGATTAAAATGATTTGATAGTATTAAAAATCAAAATCATGAATTGGCTTTGGAATTTAAACAGGATAAGACTAAAATAATTGAACTATTTGTGGTTTCATTGAATTCAAACTTTAAAATTAGAGAGTATAAGAAACAAGATTTAAATAAGTATAAAGAAATTAAAACAATATTTAAAAATAAGCAATAA
- the msrA gene encoding peptide-methionine (S)-S-oxide reductase MsrA encodes MKEIILAAGCFWGTQAYFDRTTGIVKTEVGYANGNKDSITYQEVCKGNTNFVEVCKVIFDESKITFEKLLEDFFSIINPTLLNRQGNDIGTQYRTGIYYNGDDKSFFEEKVISKISQLEEKLSKKVYTEFLPLQKYVKAEEYHQKYLDKNPNGYCHIDITKAK; translated from the coding sequence ATGAAAGAAATTATTTTAGCTGCAGGTTGTTTTTGAGGAACTCAAGCATATTTTGATAGAACAACAGGAATTGTTAAAACTGAAGTGGGTTATGCTAATGGTAATAAAGATAGCATAACTTATCAAGAAGTTTGTAAGGGAAATACTAATTTTGTAGAGGTATGTAAAGTTATTTTTGATGAATCAAAAATAACTTTTGAAAAATTATTAGAGGATTTTTTTTCAATAATAAATCCCACATTATTAAATAGACAAGGCAATGATATTGGAACTCAATACAGAACAGGAATTTATTATAATGGTGATGATAAAAGTTTTTTTGAAGAAAAAGTAATTAGTAAAATTTCTCAATTAGAAGAGAAATTATCTAAAAAAGTATATACAGAGTTTTTACCATTACAAAAATATGTTAAAGCAGAAGAATATCATCAAAAATATTTGGATAAAAATCCAAATGGATATTGTCATATTGATATTACAAAAGCAAAATAA